A single Calditerrivibrio sp. DNA region contains:
- a CDS encoding 3'-5' exonuclease domain-containing protein 2, producing the protein MTYPLTQPINNNHLLSTEDINRLDVIRFEGIIHYIDTDEKLDLCALPLVKHVGFDTETRPSFKKNLHYDISLIQIATDEEAFLFHISKIKNNKKIFDYLRDTSITKIGAGIDDDLRKLNNKAIPNLNKISFLDIQKLAKKLHLPKSNLKYLTAVFLNRRIIKSSQTSNWDRHPLTEKQKLYAATDAWVCLKIFNEMNKILETLQ; encoded by the coding sequence ATGACATATCCATTAACACAGCCAATAAATAATAACCACCTTCTATCTACAGAAGATATAAATCGACTTGATGTAATAAGGTTTGAAGGTATTATTCATTACATCGATACCGATGAAAAATTAGACCTTTGTGCCTTACCCCTTGTAAAACATGTAGGTTTTGATACAGAAACAAGACCTTCCTTTAAGAAAAACCTTCACTACGATATATCATTAATCCAAATAGCTACTGATGAGGAAGCCTTTCTTTTTCATATCTCCAAAATTAAAAACAATAAAAAGATCTTTGATTACCTCAGAGACACCAGTATAACTAAAATAGGTGCAGGAATAGATGATGATTTAAGAAAACTAAACAACAAAGCCATACCCAATTTAAATAAAATCTCATTTTTAGATATACAAAAATTAGCAAAAAAATTACATTTACCAAAATCTAATCTAAAATATTTAACCGCAGTTTTTTTAAATAGAAGAATCATAAAATCATCCCAAACATCCAACTGGGATAGGCATCCCCTCACAGAAAAACAAAAATTATATGCAGCTACCGATGCTTGGGTATGTCTAAAGATTTTTAACGAGATGAATAAAATTTTAGAAACTTTGCAATAA